The genomic segment TGCTTCTGTTTCAGTTATTACAAGCCTTGGTTCACCGAATCCCTCCATCTTTGCCACTTCTGTGAAGCAGAATCGGAGGGATTCAGGAGATATTCCTGACAGCGGACCAATGGTAATGTTCACCGTATCCAGAGGTTTGCATCCTCCAAGAACTTTACCAATGATCCTTGTCATATCTTTCGCAAGAGATAGTTCGTGCATTACGCTCCGATCATTGATCGGTGTATGGTCTGAAACTGCTTTAGATGGTAGAATATACGCTGTATTCAGCAGGAGATGTACCCCGATCGAAGTCCGGAGAAGTTGATTTGAAGCGACTTAGAATGGAAATCCACGGAGCTGTACAGGGTGTCGGATTCAGGCCTTTCGTATACCGGCTGGCTGACAGTTTTGATGTTACAGGATGGGTATGCAATGCTGCAGCCGGTGTGATACTCGAGATTGAGGGAGAAGAAGCAGTTCTGCGGAGGTTCGGGGAAGCGGTGGAAAAAGAAAAACCGGCTCTTTCCATTATTCAGGATGTCACCAGAGAATATCTTGATCCTATTGGATACATCGGTTTTGAGATCAGGAAGAGTACTGGAGGAGAGAGAAGAGTTCTTGTTCTTCCTGATATATCTACATGTGATGATTGTCTGGAAGATATAATGGACCCTGAAAACAGAAGATATCGATATCCGTTTACCAACTGTACCAATTGCGGTCCGAGATACTCAATCATCAAATCCATCCCTTACGACAGACCTGCTACGACAATGGCCAGTTTCCAAATGTGTAAGAAGTGCCTATCCGAGTACGAAAATCCTTCCAACAGGAGGTTTCACGCACAGCCGAACGCATGTC from the Candidatus Aegiribacteria sp. genome contains:
- a CDS encoding hydrogenase maturation nickel metallochaperone HypA codes for the protein MHELSLAKDMTRIIGKVLGGCKPLDTVNITIGPLSGISPESLRFCFTEVAKMEGFGEPRLVITETEAKLICLDCDAEYQAKEFYQGCPSCGSFNRKILSGREFTVDSVEIMEGTD